In Plasmodium relictum strain SGS1 genome assembly, chromosome: 4, a single window of DNA contains:
- the ORC5 gene encoding origin recognition complex subunit 5, putative: MHKLKNNESDINSDDCNETAEECMYIFSPSKKKKTDTFNDLKKNEESYTKMKYEKKSFSNLTDNNKNKEKKKIYSLDSQNKYSSHLNITGLRKNENDGDEVEKENDDDEKENDDDCKISNINDIDEYENENCSEDMNENKNFYDEELNEIIDKEYFKELIPAIPHDILNSYISCLKTCGFERHVQLHRLINLLGDLRDPISVIQILGLPGMGKTKVVKNFIQLMNVPFAYVNCLMAVYQSGRSARNVIYHTILKDLSINLLKEFNEYKKINNIINYSYDPTKLVPNHVSSADNFFSILHKLLSFRPEDENNRNIKRNEDNNKKNSPLNKNDNEKVKKIKMTTNQNYYKDKFYDRSVVFILDNIRYLVRTHPDLFYALTRIHEYIKGPYNDLTKVNKTTRGLCIILINRSPLPDEIFDGLPQPPTVWFDSYTADMCKNILYRLYDTMCFESLLTINDKDLKIFYLKENKKEFLIKRKEIVLENDVIYDIWCRYVDYIINVSYKDYKSDFHELLFICSHMWPLFIKPILDGTLEPIVENMNALQRNIDTHIRVATYNHASHFTFELIDSVFLNESNLKNKIDLSFYSKILLVGAYLASRNLPLTDKRFFNATVKGGAFSLPKKRKARSKNESILTLIGQSIPKNFTFIRWLCLTDCLLVCFYDEQLILNSLICQQINTLIQLGFITFSSSNNLSCLVRNSLMNGVQWSGYCGSTLLNTTNNFSSITNNIFSESNHSMNYESLDPYTKLVIQVPEETIRNIAKEMKIPLDELII, from the coding sequence aagagaaaaaaaaaatatattcattagATTCACAAAATAAGTATTCAAGCCACTTAAATATTACAGgtttaagaaaaaatgaaaatgatggTGATGAagttgaaaaagaaaatgatgatgatgaaaaagaaaatgatgatGATTGCAAAATTTCtaatattaatgatataGATGAGTATGAGAATGAAAATTGCTCAGAGGATatgaatgaaaataaaaatttttatgatgAAGAATTGAATGAAATAATAGATAAAGAGTATTTTAAAGAATTGATCCCTGCAATACCTcatgatattttaaattccTATATTAGTTGTTTAAAGACATGTGGTTTTGAAAGACACGTACAGTTACATagattaattaatttattggGTGATTTAAGAGATCCTATTTCGGTTATTCAAATATTAGGATTACCAGGAATGGGAAAAACAAAAGtagtaaaaaattttattcaatTAATGAATGTGCCCTTTGCATATGTTAACTGTTTAATGGCTGTTTATCAGTCAGGAAGATCAGCCAGAAATGTTATATATCATACCATATTAAAAGATTTAAGTATTAATCTTCTTAAAgaatttaatgaatataaaaaaataaataatataattaactATTCTTATGATCCAACTAAATTAGTACCTAATCATGTTTCTAGTgcagataatttttttagtatattaCATAAGCTTTTATCATTTAGACCGGAAGATGAAAATAacagaaatataaaaagaaatgaagataataataagaaaaatagtCCATTAAATAAGAATGATAATGAGAAagtcaaaaaaataaagatgacAACTAATCAGAATTAttataaagataaattttatgatagATCAGTAGTATTTATTTTAGATAATATTAGATATTTAGTTAGAACTCATCCTGATTTGTTCTATGCTTTGACTAGAATACATGAATACATTAAAGGCCCATATAATGATTTAACAAAAGTTAATAAAACGACTAGAGGATTgtgtattattttaattaatagaTCTCCATTGCCTGATGAAATTTTTGATGGGCTTCCACAGCCACCCACTGTTTGGTTTGATTCCTATACAGCAGACAtgtgtaaaaatattttatataggTTATATGATACTATGTGTTTTGAATCTTTATTAACAATTAATGATAAAgatttgaaaatattttatttaaaagaaaacaaaaaagaatttcTCATTAAGAGAAAAGAAATTGTGTTAGAAAATGATGTTATTTATGATATTTGGTGTAGATATGTagattatattattaatgttTCATATAAAGACTATAAAAGTGATTTTCATGAATTGCTATTTATTTGTTCTCATATGTGGcctttatttataaaaccAATATTAGATGGAACTCTTGAACCAATTGTTGAAAATATGAATGCATTACAAAGAAATATTGATACTCATATTCGTGTAGCTACTTATAATCATGCCAGTCATTTTACATTTGAATTAATCGATTCTGTTTTTTTAAACGAAAGtaacttaaaaaataaaatcgatttatctttttattcaaaaattCTGTTAGTAGGAGCTTATTTAGCTTCAAGAAATTTGCCGTTAACAGATAAAAGATTTTTTAATGCAACTGTAAAAGGGGGTGCTTTTAGTTTAcctaaaaaaagaaaggcAAGAAGTAAAAATGAATCTATTTTAACTTTAATAGGACAATCTATTCctaaaaattttacttttattaggTGGTTATGTTTAACAGATTGCTTATTGGTATGCTTTTATGATGAACAACtaattttaaatagtttAATTTGTCAACAAATAAATACATTAATACAATTAGGTTTTATCACTTTTTCTTCTTCCAATAACTTGTCTTGCTTAGTTAGAAATAGCTTAATGAATGGAGTACAATGGAGTGGTTACTGTGGTAGTACTCTTTTAAACACaactaataatttttcttctataaccaataatatttttagtgAATCAAATCATTCAATGAATTATGAATCACTAGATCCATATACCAAATTAGTTATTCAAGTTCCTGAAGAAACTATTAGAAATATTGCTAAGGAAATGAAAATACCATTAGATGagttaattatttaa